Sequence from the Streptomyces mobaraensis NBRC 13819 = DSM 40847 genome:
TTGTTGAAGAAGACGAAGTGCCCGTCGGAGAGCACCTTCCCGGACCCGCCGCACAGCAGCGCGCTGGCGTCCAGGTCGCATCCCGGGGCCGCCTGCCAGCCCAGCCCGACCGTCACCGCGGTCAGCCCGGGGGCCTGCCTGCTCAGCGAGACGTTGCCGCCCTTGGTCAGGGCCACACCCGCCACACCGCTCTCCCTTCCCTCACAACCACTCCGGCCCCGCGCGGCACACCGCACGGGATGCGCTCGGAGCCCGTCGTCCGATTTCCCTGCCGGTGTCATGATTCCGCCCGGGAACGTCATGCCGTCCCGGCTCGTCATCACCATGTCACCGTCTGATGCGCATACTTTAGCGCTTGCGCAACAAGGGAACCGTAGGGGTGGTTCCGACCGTTCTCACCACCGACGGCGAACGACGGGGCCGCGCCGGGCACCCCGGAAAGGGCGGAGGAACACACATGGGCATCATCGGCTGGATCGTCCTGGGCCTGCTGGCCGGAGCGATAGCGAAGATCCTGCTCCCGGGCCGGGATCCGGGCGGCCTCATCGGCACCACCCTCATCGGCATCGCGGGCTCGTTCATCGGCGGCTGGCTGTCGGCGAAGTTCCTGCACCGGTCGGTCACCCACCACTTCTTCGACGCGGCCACCTGGGCCGCCGCCATCGGGGGCTCGCTCGTCCTGCTGATCGGGTACCGCATTCTGTTCGGCAACTCGCGCGACTGAGCCGTCAACCGGCCCGGCCGCCCTCACATGACCGGGCCGCCGCGCCCCGGCGTCACCCCACGACGACGGTCCACGGCCGCACGGACCACCGCGTGACCAGCCCGTGCCGCACGTACGGGTCCCGTTCCGCGAACTCCTCGACGACCGAGGGATCGTCCACCCGCCATATCAGCAACGCCCGGTCCACGGGCCCGTCCAGGGCCCCGGCCAGGACCAGCGCGCCCTGCTCGTGCGCCTCCCGGGCGAGCCCCAGGTGCTCCTCGCGCAGGGGCGCCCGGCGCTCGACGTAGTCGTCGACGAGCGCGTACTCCAGCACGTAGTAGGCCATGTCCGTCCTCCGTCGCCCGGTGCCCGCCGTCGGCCGGTCACCGCTCCTCGGTCGGTTCTCCGCCACCGCACCCTACTGCCGCCGTCCGGCCGGTGTCCGCCGCTCCTCCCCGGGGCCCGGAGGGGCACCTGACGCACGCGTACGATCACTGGCGCCGTCCCGGCTCGACCCCGAGGAGTGACCCGCCAGTGGCCGCCGCCATACCTCCAGCCGCCGTCCCACCGGCCGTCGCCGCTCCCGCCACCGTCCCCCCGCCGGGCACGGGCGCCGGTCTGCTGGACGTGTGCCGTCTGACGCGTACCGAGGACGGCCGGTCACTGCACGCACTGCTGTGGCACGCGGGTCCCGGCTGGCGGATGGTCAGCAGCGCCGTCCTCGGCGGGGGCATCGCGGAACGGGCCTGGGTCCTCAACGCCCAGGTGGCGCATGGCTACCGGCGTACGGACCCGGCCGCGCACCTGGCCGGCATCGCGCGCGCCGCCGGGGCGGACGGTGCCGGGGTCGGCCTGATGACGGCGGCCGACGTCTCCGCCTTCGGCGCGGCGCACGACGGCGGCGTGGAGGCCGTGGCGACGGCGGGGATCACCGTGCGGGGCTGGGCGGCCTCGCCGGAGGAGGGCACCGCCGGGTTCGCGGAGCCCGGCACGATCAACGTCATCGTCGCCGTCCCGGCGGCCCTGACCGACGCCGCTCTGGTCAACGCCGTTGCCACCGCCACCGAGGCGAAGGTCCAGGCGCTGCTGGACGCCGGTCACGACTGTTCCGGCACCCCGACGGACGCGGTCTGCGT
This genomic interval carries:
- a CDS encoding YciI-like protein → MAYYVLEYALVDDYVERRAPLREEHLGLAREAHEQGALVLAGALDGPVDRALLIWRVDDPSVVEEFAERDPYVRHGLVTRWSVRPWTVVVG
- a CDS encoding GlsB/YeaQ/YmgE family stress response membrane protein, translating into MGIIGWIVLGLLAGAIAKILLPGRDPGGLIGTTLIGIAGSFIGGWLSAKFLHRSVTHHFFDAATWAAAIGGSLVLLIGYRILFGNSRD
- a CDS encoding adenosylcobinamide amidohydrolase, encoding MAAAIPPAAVPPAVAAPATVPPPGTGAGLLDVCRLTRTEDGRSLHALLWHAGPGWRMVSSAVLGGGIAERAWVLNAQVAHGYRRTDPAAHLAGIARAAGADGAGVGLMTAADVSAFGAAHDGGVEAVATAGITVRGWAASPEEGTAGFAEPGTINVIVAVPAALTDAALVNAVATATEAKVQALLDAGHDCSGTPTDAVCVAARVPRPGAAAHAFAGPRSLWGARLARAVHHAVHTALPVTA